In the genome of Cygnus olor isolate bCygOlo1 chromosome Z, bCygOlo1.pri.v2, whole genome shotgun sequence, one region contains:
- the HSPB3 gene encoding heat shock protein beta-3, with translation MAEAVIRHWVETPVRYQEQFAAQELEAHKLDHSLYALPGPSTAALSNRRRMVESTAGAETSGQEHGNTGFQVLLDVVQFRPEDIIIQTFEGWLLIKAQHGPRMDEHGFISRSFTRQYKLPDGVENKDLSALFCHDGILVVEMKNSVEMN, from the coding sequence ATGGCAGAAGCTGTTATAAGACACTGGGTGGAAACTCCTGTACGCTATCAAGAGCAGTTTGCTGCCCAGGAGCTGGAAGCACACAAACTGGATCACTCTCTGTATGCTTTGCCGGGCCCTTCTACAGCAGCACTGAGCAACAGAAGGCGAATGGTAGAAAGTACAGCTGGGGCCGAGACCAGTGGCCAGGAGCACGGAAACACAGGCTTTCAGGTCTTGCTGGATGTTGTGCAGTTCCGCCCTGAAGATATCATCATTCAGACTTTTGAAGGCTGGCTCCTGATCAAAGCTCAGCATGGACCCAGGATGGATGAACATGGTTTCATATCGAGAAGCTTTACCAGACAGTACAAATTGCCTGACGGAGTGGAGAACAAAGATTTGTCTGCACTCTTCTGCCATGATGGCATTTTGGTTGTTGAAATGAAGAACTCGGTGGAAATGAATTAG